The sequence ATCGACCATCGTGATTCAGATCCACGAAGGCACCGCAAGTACTCCATTCTTGCCAGTCATTGTCATCCAGCAGGGCAGTGCAATCGGTGAAGGTCCCATCGCCGTTGTTTCGCAACAGTCGGTTTTTCCCCAAGTTCGCGAAGAACAAATCAGGGAAGCCATCTTCATTGAAATCACCGACCGCGGCTCCTTGCCCGTAGCCTCGATCCCCCACGCCGGCTTGAGTCGTCACCGCGTCAAAGCTGCCATTGAGATTGCGCAACAATTCGTTGGGCATGGAATCTGTTTTCAACATCGTTCCCCCGGCTCCCATGATCAGAAGGTCATGCCAGCCGTCTCGATCAAAATCGATCGTACCGCCGCCAACACCGGTCGAACGAATCAATGGCGCGAGCTTGGCATCGTCGGGATTGTTCTTGCCACCGAAACCTGCCAAACCACGAGCCTCCGTTTCATCAGCTAAAACAACATGCTGATGCGTTCGGACCAGGGGAACCTGAGTCGGTGTACGTTCGCGTTGGCCGTCTTCTAAGTTGGCCAGTGGTAGCGATGAGAGATCAGCCGCAAGTGCAGGTTGCTCGATCGTGGTGATCCAACTCGGATCTTGCTTCAAACGTTTTAAGATCGCCAGCCGCAAATCGGGAAGTTGCTTTTCGGGGTCACGCTTCAGTGTTGTTGCGATCGCTGACCAGGCTTCGGCTTCCCAAGTTCGACCTAGCGAAAACAACACCTTCGCGATATTGAACGCATCCGTTTGACTGTCTTTTCCGTCCCAAGTGAAATCGTAGTAAACCGCACGAAGCTTCAGCAGCAGCTCAATACGATCATCAACCGCTTGAATTAGTTCATCGCTGATGACGTTGTCGATCTTGGTATCTGCAAGCTCTGCTTGGTTCGTCAAGTTTGTCCTTTGGATACGTTGCAGGACACCAGTTAACCGAATCCATGCGTTGCTGTCATTCGGGTCAATGCGAGTCGCTTGCCAATAGGAACGTACCGCGGCGAGGTATTCATCGTTCGCCATCGCCCAGTCACCAATCGTCAACCAATAGGCTGGCTGCTGATCCGTTCCTTCGGGAGCCTGCGAAGCCCAATCAGGAATCGCCGAGACGTCATGCTGCTCCATCAGTGCTTGACCGAGCATCGCGTATGCTGGCGCAAAGTCAGGATGATGATCAAGGATCTCACGCAGCAGCGTTTCACATTCGAGCGCATCATGCTTGTCGATCAGTTCTTTCGCATCACCAAGTCGAACGCGGTAATCGTTCGGATTCCGCTGCATCAGAATGTTGGACGTGTTAAACGAGTACCTTCGCGATGAAGTCTCCGTGACGGCTAGCAGCAGTGGGACATCGAACGCACGCCTTTTAATGAGATGCTGAAGGTGAGGCTGAGCCAATTCGGGCCGTTCGGCTTCGCCAAGAAACCCGATCAGGTTTTTCCGATGTTTCAGGTTCTCTGGGTTGGCAATCAAGTCTTGCTGCAACAGATCGATGGCCGCATACAGTTCGCCGACGTCGATCAGACCTTGGATGGCGAAGTCGACTCGCGATGCGGGTTGATAGTTCGCTGCCTGTGCGGCCTGGACCAGCAACTCGGCTGCTTCGCGTTTGCGTCCATTGAGCGCCGCGACCTTTGCCGCGTCTGTTAACAGGTTTGGATCGTCTTGGCCGGCGATCAAAGCGCGAGGCATGAACTCATCGGCACGCTTCCAATCTTGAGCTTGCATTGCCTGACGCATCTGTTCATCCGGGGGGATGAGGCGATCGGATTGGTCAGCAACCGCATTTTTATCTTCAGATTTTTTGGCGACATCCGAGCTGGGGGAACACCCGCCGATGACAAAGGTGCACAGTAACGCGGTAAAAAATCCAAGGTGGTACTTAACGATCAACATTGTTGGGGTGCATCCCAAAGCGATTCAGCGAGAGATCTCCTAGAGACGTAGGTTAAGCGTTAAATACGATGAACCACAGCCAAAGAGTTCCCTAATTTGCGACTGCCAGCCATTATTTGGGAACTATGCTTGATAGCTCGCGTTTAACGTGCATGGTGCGTTAACACCTTCAGAAAACTGCCCGAAACCGAACAAATCCACCATTTCGGACTGCACTCTTTTGGCCATCCGGACGGTGCTCGGTACCCATCATCAATTGCCGTGCAAAATATCTAAGTTCTATTGCGCGATTACACAATTGACGAAACAAAACAAGCGGGCAATTATTTGTTTGTACGCCTTCATTAGGGCAAAGCATTTTTCCTTTATGTCCTTCTTTCTACTTTTCGGAGACTCTTCTAGATGAGACAAGCTCGTAATCGGGCTGGTGGTTTCACCTTGGTGGAACTGCTGGTCGTCATTGCCATCATCGGCATCCTCGTCGGTCTTTTGCTTCCAGCGGTTCAAGCCGCCCGAGAAGCAGCACGACGAATGGCTTGCAGCAATAACTTCAAGCAACTCGGCCTCGCGCTACACAACTATCACTCGGCCTACAAGCAACTGCCCCTGATGGGTGGCGGTACCGGGATTGACCACACCGCTGGTAACCTTGGCGGACAAGAGTGGTGGCGTCCTTCGAACAACACCAACAACGAATGCTTGAGCATCCACGTTGGTTTGACCCCATTCTTCGAGCAACAAGGCTTGTGGGATCACATCAGTAACCCCAGCATCCAAACCGTCACCGACGGATACTTGATTCCAGCAAACAACGCGACTTGGCCAGCGATGGGCCCAAGCCCTCGCGACCAGTGGGAATACGTGCCATGGGCAACTGAAATCCCAACCCTTCGCTGCCCCAGCGATCCAGGTACCGGCCAACCAGCTTTGGCGCGTTGTAACTACGCCGCTTGCATGGGTGACTCTTGCCACATCGTTCAACAAGACAACTTCAAGAACAACAACCTGACTCCTGGCGACGGATGGCGTGCGCAGCGTGCATTGGCAACCGACCGCGGTTTCTTCGGTGTTCGTCGTGAAGCGAAGTTTCGTGACATCCTCGACGGTCTATCCAACACCGTCGCGATGGGTGAAATCATCTCGGACTTGGGTGACTTGGACAAACGAAGTGCTGTTTCGGTTAACAACGGTGCACCTTGGGACGCCGTCGGAACCAGCGGTCCTCAGTACCAACCAATCTGGTGTGTTGATGACAACCAAATCGATCCTGA comes from Stieleria sp. JC731 and encodes:
- a CDS encoding FG-GAP-like repeat-containing protein; amino-acid sequence: MLIVKYHLGFFTALLCTFVIGGCSPSSDVAKKSEDKNAVADQSDRLIPPDEQMRQAMQAQDWKRADEFMPRALIAGQDDPNLLTDAAKVAALNGRKREAAELLVQAAQAANYQPASRVDFAIQGLIDVGELYAAIDLLQQDLIANPENLKHRKNLIGFLGEAERPELAQPHLQHLIKRRAFDVPLLLAVTETSSRRYSFNTSNILMQRNPNDYRVRLGDAKELIDKHDALECETLLREILDHHPDFAPAYAMLGQALMEQHDVSAIPDWASQAPEGTDQQPAYWLTIGDWAMANDEYLAAVRSYWQATRIDPNDSNAWIRLTGVLQRIQRTNLTNQAELADTKIDNVISDELIQAVDDRIELLLKLRAVYYDFTWDGKDSQTDAFNIAKVLFSLGRTWEAEAWSAIATTLKRDPEKQLPDLRLAILKRLKQDPSWITTIEQPALAADLSSLPLANLEDGQRERTPTQVPLVRTHQHVVLADETEARGLAGFGGKNNPDDAKLAPLIRSTGVGGGTIDFDRDGWHDLLIMGAGGTMLKTDSMPNELLRNLNGSFDAVTTQAGVGDRGYGQGAAVGDFNEDGFPDLFFANLGKNRLLRNNGDGTFTDCTALLDDNDWQEWSTCGAFVDLNHDGRSDLMTTNYCRTIKDMDKACPDDQGVPGPCHPLKFPAHRDQFFLMSDHGVLQDRSEELIADVMPGRGLGIVAGTLDGNHVSAFVANDMTPNAYYTAVENEPQLLIESGAASGLAVDGRTIAQASMGVASSDFDGDGDLDFYVTGFGREYNILYDQVAPGLWQDITNQLGLVRPTLQLVGFGTQAIDFDDDGLDELIVTNGHIGDFNEPESLPYAQPMQVFRRGEKGRFDLIQDDAWGEYFRQSHVGRALWTLDADRDGRRDVVVTHSYEPICLLVNQTAKENHHVTFRLVGSEASRDAIGAMVRFRCNGQPRTLWALSGSGYFCSNDPELRAGLGNATEVSDVMVTWPDGSTESLGTLAGDQEYLIVQGDPTAFVLQ
- a CDS encoding DUF1559 domain-containing protein; its protein translation is MRQARNRAGGFTLVELLVVIAIIGILVGLLLPAVQAAREAARRMACSNNFKQLGLALHNYHSAYKQLPLMGGGTGIDHTAGNLGGQEWWRPSNNTNNECLSIHVGLTPFFEQQGLWDHISNPSIQTVTDGYLIPANNATWPAMGPSPRDQWEYVPWATEIPTLRCPSDPGTGQPALARCNYAACMGDSCHIVQQDNFKNNNLTPGDGWRAQRALATDRGFFGVRREAKFRDILDGLSNTVAMGEIISDLGDLDKRSAVSVNNGAPWDAVGTSGPQYQPIWCVDDNQIDPESPNFWCFQNSNCNDHQKVHSDRQSRGMNWAFYQCTSNQVWTIRPPNSESCMTGHQDSSGALAPASRHQGGAHILMGDGAVIFITDSIEAGDQHAPSPSFYSRAKGSPYGLWGAMGTRAGKEVVDEALNQ